One genomic segment of Streptomyces sp. RerS4 includes these proteins:
- a CDS encoding glycoside hydrolase family 65 protein, with the protein MTTAWCWEYPRYDPKTERLVESLCTLGNGRFATRGSAPESVADDVHYPGTYLAGCYNRLVSTIGGRTVSNEDMVRLPDWTALRYRCLPEGAPAGDWLTPDHPTLRHSHVSLDLHAGTLTRRMLFHDAEGRRLGVTHTRLVHMGDLYLAAQNTVFRAYGWSGGIEIESVLDGDVVNAGVERYRALAGRHLVEHRAGVEAEGTAWLSCTTATSRVRIGLAVRTSARPVAPVGRACTATTATQTLIVPIKRAAPVVVVKTAALCTSLDRPSPDPLRRAIDCATHAPDFPSLLASHRASWQRLWSAGELKVPGETGKVLRLHAFHVLQTLSPHTAELDAGVPARGLHGEAYRGHVFWDELFVLPYLALHLPETARALLMYRHRRLPAAREAARRAGAKGAMFPWQSGSSGSEETQRLHLNPRSGRWLPDHSHLQHHVGSAIAWNVWQYGQATGDAGFMHGPGAELLLHTACFWADAATWDTGLGRYRIRGVVGPDEYHDAYPDATAPGIDDNAYTNVTAAWVLARALDLYGELPAARRAELLTHLGIGPDDLTVWEDVSRRLYVPFHRDVISQFHGYGDLAELDWDGYRARYHDIRRLDRILEAEGDTPNRYQASKQADTLMLGYLFRPAELEQLFLRLGYRLDDDRWRRTAAYYLRRTCHGSTLSSLVHGWVLAREQGPDAWRYCQEALLSDITDVQGGTTGEGIHLGAMGGTLDLVERGVVGLEPHDDGLHIDPVPFSEVPGSSFSISYLGHRDIRIWFRPGRLGISVPSSLLGPVPLVLPGDRKECIAAGQERWFRLPKS; encoded by the coding sequence GTGACCACCGCTTGGTGCTGGGAGTACCCCCGCTACGACCCCAAAACCGAGCGGCTGGTCGAGTCCCTGTGCACCCTGGGCAACGGCCGCTTCGCCACCCGCGGTTCAGCCCCCGAAAGCGTGGCCGACGACGTCCACTACCCGGGTACCTACCTCGCCGGCTGCTACAACCGGCTCGTCTCCACCATCGGCGGACGAACGGTCTCCAACGAGGACATGGTCCGGCTGCCGGACTGGACCGCCCTGAGATACCGCTGCCTGCCCGAGGGCGCACCGGCCGGCGACTGGCTCACACCCGACCACCCGACCCTGCGCCACAGCCACGTGTCGCTGGACCTGCACGCCGGCACGCTCACCCGCCGCATGCTCTTCCACGACGCCGAAGGCCGCCGCCTGGGCGTCACCCACACCCGCCTCGTCCACATGGGCGACCTGTACCTGGCAGCGCAGAACACGGTGTTCAGAGCGTACGGCTGGAGCGGCGGAATCGAGATCGAGTCCGTGCTCGACGGAGACGTCGTCAACGCGGGAGTCGAGCGCTACCGCGCCCTGGCCGGGCGGCATCTCGTCGAGCACCGGGCCGGAGTGGAGGCGGAGGGCACCGCTTGGCTGTCCTGCACTACCGCCACCTCCCGGGTACGGATCGGGCTCGCAGTGCGGACATCGGCACGTCCTGTGGCACCGGTAGGGAGGGCATGCACAGCCACCACCGCCACACAGACACTCATCGTGCCGATCAAGCGGGCCGCCCCGGTCGTCGTCGTGAAGACCGCCGCCCTGTGTACTTCGCTCGACCGCCCCTCGCCCGACCCCCTGCGGCGGGCCATCGACTGCGCCACGCACGCCCCGGACTTCCCCTCCCTGCTGGCGTCCCACCGGGCCTCCTGGCAACGTCTCTGGAGCGCAGGAGAGTTGAAGGTACCCGGAGAGACGGGCAAGGTTCTGCGGCTGCACGCCTTCCACGTCCTGCAGACCCTCTCGCCGCACACCGCGGAGCTCGACGCCGGCGTCCCCGCCCGCGGCCTCCACGGCGAGGCGTACCGGGGGCACGTCTTCTGGGACGAGCTGTTCGTCCTGCCCTACCTCGCCCTCCACCTCCCCGAGACCGCTCGCGCCCTGTTGATGTACCGGCACCGACGGCTCCCTGCGGCTCGGGAGGCCGCCCGCCGGGCTGGGGCGAAAGGGGCGATGTTTCCGTGGCAGAGCGGCAGCTCGGGATCCGAAGAGACGCAGCGGCTGCACCTCAATCCGCGCTCCGGCCGCTGGCTGCCGGACCACTCGCACCTCCAGCACCACGTAGGGTCTGCCATCGCCTGGAACGTGTGGCAGTACGGGCAAGCCACCGGTGACGCCGGATTCATGCACGGTCCGGGCGCCGAACTCCTTCTGCACACAGCCTGCTTCTGGGCGGACGCAGCGACGTGGGACACCGGCCTCGGCCGCTACCGGATCCGCGGCGTCGTCGGACCGGACGAGTATCACGACGCCTACCCAGATGCCACCGCTCCCGGCATCGACGACAACGCCTACACCAACGTCACCGCCGCATGGGTACTGGCCCGCGCCCTCGATCTGTACGGGGAACTCCCGGCGGCCCGGCGGGCAGAGCTCCTCACGCATCTCGGCATCGGCCCCGACGACCTCACCGTCTGGGAGGACGTGTCCCGCCGCCTGTACGTGCCGTTCCATCGCGACGTGATCAGCCAGTTCCACGGCTACGGGGACCTCGCAGAGCTCGACTGGGACGGCTACCGCGCCCGCTACCACGACATCCGCCGCCTGGACCGCATCCTGGAAGCCGAAGGCGACACGCCAAACCGCTACCAGGCGTCCAAGCAGGCCGACACCCTCATGCTCGGCTACCTCTTTCGCCCCGCAGAGCTCGAGCAACTCTTCCTTCGGCTCGGATACCGCCTTGACGACGACCGCTGGCGCAGGACAGCGGCCTACTACCTGCGGCGCACCTGCCACGGCTCCACGCTCAGCAGCCTCGTCCACGGCTGGGTTCTCGCCCGGGAGCAGGGCCCGGACGCGTGGCGCTACTGCCAGGAAGCCCTGCTCAGTGACATCACCGACGTTCAGGGCGGCACCACTGGTGAGGGGATCCACCTCGGTGCCATGGGTGGCACCCTCGACCTCGTCGAGCGCGGCGTCGTCGGACTCGAGCCCCACGACGACGGCCTGCACATCGACCCGGTGCCCTTCTCCGAAGTGCCTGGGTCCTCGTTCTCGATCTCCTACCTGGGGCACCGGGACATCCGTATTTGGTTCCGGCCCGGCCGGCTCGGCATCAGCGTCCCCTCGTCCCTCCTGGGCCCGGTGCCCCTGGTTCTGCCCGGAGACCGGAAGGAATGTATTGCTGCAGGCCAGGAGCGGTGGTTCCGGTTGCCGAAGAGCTGA
- a CDS encoding HAD-IA family hydrolase, whose protein sequence is MSDLRAVVFDTDGVLLATADRHAAAWKETFDGCLPEWQPSHAGARPRPFDAVREYRDLVDGRSRLDGVRAFLTARHIDLPPGSSEDPPGCATVHAIAARKEEAFSTMLRTEGVRVFDDVRPALRELREKAILCAAVSASRHARSLLESADLLNCFDALVDGQDAAALALPGKPDPALFLEAAGRLGVTPAHTAVVEDALVGVEAGHRGRFRLVVGLNREDDLQMGEALRAHGAHLVLPDLGGLPAALEGERS, encoded by the coding sequence ATGAGCGACCTGCGCGCGGTCGTCTTCGACACCGACGGGGTGCTCCTCGCCACGGCGGACCGCCACGCGGCCGCCTGGAAGGAGACCTTCGACGGCTGCCTCCCCGAGTGGCAGCCATCGCACGCCGGTGCACGACCGCGCCCGTTCGACGCAGTCCGCGAGTACCGGGACCTGGTCGATGGCCGCTCCCGCCTCGATGGCGTACGCGCATTCCTGACTGCCCGGCACATCGACCTTCCGCCCGGAAGCTCGGAGGATCCGCCCGGGTGCGCCACCGTCCACGCGATCGCCGCCCGCAAGGAGGAAGCCTTCTCCACGATGCTGCGGACCGAAGGCGTCCGTGTCTTCGACGACGTGCGGCCCGCGCTCAGGGAACTGCGGGAGAAGGCGATCCTGTGCGCAGCCGTCTCGGCCTCCCGGCACGCCCGCTCGCTCCTGGAATCCGCAGATCTCCTCAATTGCTTCGACGCCTTGGTGGACGGCCAGGACGCGGCCGCACTCGCCCTGCCAGGCAAACCCGACCCTGCCCTCTTCCTCGAAGCTGCTGGCCGCCTCGGCGTGACTCCCGCACACACCGCCGTGGTGGAGGATGCACTCGTCGGCGTCGAAGCCGGACACCGAGGCCGTTTCCGCCTCGTGGTGGGACTCAACCGCGAAGACGACCTCCAGATGGGGGAGGCCCTACGCGCACATGGTGCTCACCTCGTTCTCCCGGACCTCGGCGGGCTGCCTGCCGCACTCGAAGGCGAACGCTCGTGA
- a CDS encoding pyridoxamine 5'-phosphate oxidase family protein gives MKSIPRSPEQPSGEMTGRTDLGRRLAARREALGLSREELGQRCGADGNYIAYLEEHAAAPAIGTLARVADALGLTVDDLTGASAHRVAGRSTARRDSTLVPLDETECRRLLNTHGVGRIAIFTPDGPAVLPVNYLIAGPDIAFRTSAEAVTARAAGTEVAFEIDNIDDVTATGWSVLAVGELAAVTDQHEIQHLNTTARSQPWAGGPRTHWMKVTPARITGRRVVHDS, from the coding sequence GTGAAGAGCATCCCGCGATCCCCGGAGCAGCCGTCCGGCGAGATGACCGGACGCACCGACCTGGGCCGTCGCCTGGCGGCCCGCCGTGAAGCCCTCGGCCTTAGCCGAGAGGAACTGGGCCAGCGGTGCGGAGCGGATGGTAACTACATCGCGTACCTGGAGGAGCACGCCGCCGCTCCCGCTATTGGCACCCTCGCTCGCGTCGCTGATGCCCTCGGCCTCACCGTCGACGACCTGACCGGCGCCAGCGCCCATCGCGTCGCCGGCCGATCCACCGCCCGGCGCGACAGTACCCTCGTGCCGCTGGACGAGACCGAATGCCGGCGCCTGCTGAACACGCACGGCGTGGGCCGCATCGCCATCTTCACCCCCGACGGCCCCGCCGTCCTCCCCGTCAACTACCTGATCGCAGGACCCGATATCGCTTTCCGCACCTCCGCGGAAGCCGTCACGGCCAGGGCCGCCGGAACCGAGGTCGCCTTCGAGATCGACAACATCGACGACGTGACCGCCACTGGTTGGAGCGTGCTGGCCGTGGGCGAACTGGCAGCCGTCACGGACCAGCACGAAATTCAACACCTCAACACCACGGCCCGCTCCCAGCCCTGGGCCGGCGGCCCGCGCACCCACTGGATGAAGGTCACCCCCGCCCGCATCACCGGCCGTCGCGTAGTGCACGACTCATGA
- a CDS encoding zinc-dependent alcohol dehydrogenase family protein, protein MKALVFHGPGQTSWQDVPDPSVKDAADAIVRVDAVTICGTDLHIIKGDVPEVTPGRILGHEAVGTVVETGGDVRSVRPGDRVLISCISACGRCRFCREGHYGQCRGGGGWVLGHTIDGTQAEYVRVPFADLSVHPLPSALASHAAVLLADIFPTSYEVGVLNGNVRPGDTVVVVGAGPIGLAAIATAQLYSPSRIVAVDLAASRLAAARDLGADATVSAQEEPEQLVGDLTDGLGADVVIEAVGVPEAFEMCTRMVRPGGRVANIGVHGKPAVLHLEDLWIKDVTITTGLVDTHSTPMLLRMMAAGRLPGAAMVTHRFELDQMEEAYDVFSRAGETGALKVVLGGPQHDTVAVPPQEQ, encoded by the coding sequence ATGAAGGCACTCGTCTTCCACGGGCCCGGACAGACCTCCTGGCAGGATGTCCCGGACCCCTCCGTCAAGGACGCCGCCGACGCGATCGTCCGGGTCGACGCCGTCACCATCTGCGGCACCGACCTGCACATCATCAAGGGCGACGTCCCCGAGGTGACACCCGGACGGATCCTGGGCCACGAGGCCGTGGGGACCGTCGTCGAAACCGGCGGCGATGTCCGCAGCGTCCGCCCCGGAGACCGCGTCCTGATCTCCTGCATCTCCGCGTGCGGCCGCTGCCGCTTCTGCCGTGAAGGGCACTACGGCCAGTGCCGCGGAGGAGGCGGCTGGGTCCTGGGCCACACCATCGACGGCACCCAGGCCGAGTACGTCCGCGTTCCCTTCGCCGACCTCTCCGTCCATCCCCTTCCCAGCGCTCTGGCGAGCCACGCAGCGGTACTGCTCGCGGACATCTTCCCGACCTCGTACGAGGTGGGTGTCCTCAACGGCAACGTGCGCCCGGGCGACACGGTCGTCGTGGTCGGCGCCGGACCCATCGGGCTGGCCGCCATCGCCACGGCACAGCTATACAGCCCGTCCCGGATCGTCGCCGTCGACCTCGCGGCTTCCCGCCTGGCAGCTGCGCGGGACCTCGGGGCCGATGCGACCGTCAGCGCGCAGGAGGAGCCGGAGCAGCTGGTGGGGGACCTCACGGACGGGCTCGGCGCGGATGTCGTCATCGAGGCCGTCGGCGTGCCCGAAGCCTTCGAGATGTGCACCCGCATGGTCCGCCCGGGCGGCCGGGTCGCCAACATCGGCGTGCACGGCAAGCCCGCCGTCCTCCACCTCGAAGACCTGTGGATCAAGGATGTCACCATCACCACCGGCCTCGTCGACACCCACTCGACTCCCATGCTGCTGCGCATGATGGCCGCCGGCCGCCTGCCCGGCGCCGCGATGGTCACGCACCGGTTCGAGCTGGACCAGATGGAAGAGGCGTACGACGTCTTCTCCCGCGCCGGCGAGACCGGCGCCCTCAAGGTCGTACTCGGCGGACCGCAGCACGACACCGTCGCCGTACCGCCCCAGGAGCAGTGA